A window of uncultured Litoreibacter sp. contains these coding sequences:
- a CDS encoding XRE family transcriptional regulator has translation MLHSDPSQPQSLGADLRALRKARGLTLADLSDILGRSVGWLSQVERGMSDPSVTDLRMIARALDVSVSSLFRQEAISAKEQGYIVRANVRRPIGSREEGLIEELLSPDLTDDFEVVHSTFDAGSKISKAVTRATQEVAYVVSGRLNLSIDGVEHTVGAGDSFRLRGEPYKWSNPYSEPAVLIWVISPPVY, from the coding sequence ATGTTGCATTCCGACCCGTCTCAGCCTCAATCGCTTGGTGCCGATCTTCGTGCGCTGCGCAAAGCGCGGGGGCTGACGCTGGCGGATTTGTCCGACATTCTGGGCCGGTCTGTGGGGTGGTTGAGCCAGGTGGAACGCGGCATGTCCGACCCCAGCGTCACCGACCTGCGGATGATCGCGCGGGCGCTGGACGTGTCTGTTTCCAGCCTGTTCCGGCAGGAGGCGATTTCGGCCAAAGAACAGGGCTACATCGTGCGCGCTAACGTGCGCCGCCCCATCGGGTCCCGCGAAGAGGGGCTGATTGAAGAGCTGTTGTCGCCCGACCTCACCGACGATTTCGAGGTGGTGCATTCCACTTTTGACGCCGGATCCAAGATCAGCAAAGCGGTGACCCGTGCGACGCAAGAAGTGGCCTATGTCGTCTCGGGTCGATTGAATCTTTCAATCGACGGTGTAGAGCATACCGTGGGCGCAGGCGACAGTTTCAGGCTGCGCGGTGAACCCTACAAATGGAGCAACCCCTACTCGGAACCGGCGGTTCTGATCTGGGTCATCTCCCCACCGGTGTATTAG
- a CDS encoding class I SAM-dependent methyltransferase, with protein MTQATFWDGIAPKYAKQPIKDLDAYEQTMERVRDYLSPNDRVVELGCGTGATALKLAPHAAHITGTDISPGMIAQANARLKGGENVSFRIATPDALTDLAGKMDVVTAFNLIHLIPDTEALVAQAATLLKPGGLFITKTPCLAHFNRLLMLAIPVMQLLGKAPYIKRLSITELEGAITFESFDIIETGSYPAKPPSRFIVARKR; from the coding sequence ATGACCCAAGCGACTTTCTGGGACGGCATTGCCCCCAAATACGCCAAACAACCGATCAAAGACTTAGACGCCTATGAGCAGACGATGGAGCGGGTGCGCGACTACCTTTCCCCCAACGACCGCGTGGTTGAACTGGGCTGCGGCACCGGCGCAACGGCGCTGAAACTGGCGCCGCACGCGGCCCATATCACCGGCACCGACATTTCCCCTGGCATGATCGCGCAGGCGAACGCGCGGCTGAAGGGCGGCGAAAACGTCAGCTTCCGCATCGCCACACCGGACGCCCTGACCGACCTGGCGGGCAAGATGGACGTGGTCACCGCCTTCAACCTGATCCACCTGATCCCGGACACCGAAGCGCTGGTGGCGCAGGCCGCAACGCTGCTGAAACCGGGCGGGCTGTTCATCACCAAAACACCTTGCCTTGCCCACTTCAACCGGCTGCTTATGCTGGCCATCCCGGTGATGCAGCTGCTTGGGAAAGCGCCCTACATCAAGCGCCTGTCCATCACTGAGCTGGAAGGCGCAATCACCTTCGAGAGCTTCGACATCATTGAAACCGGGTCCTACCCCGCCAAGCCACCCAGCCGCTTCATCGTCGCCCGCAAGCGCTAG
- a CDS encoding GFA family protein → MKGSCNCGACSFEVKGKTWSVSNCHCGQCRKQSGNVWASAVVEQADIEIQGDVKWYASSDSAKRGFCANCGCNLFWKHNDETSMSFSLGAIDGPTGLRIEKHIFVADKGDYYDIADGIPQHEQ, encoded by the coding sequence ATGAAAGGGTCGTGCAACTGCGGCGCCTGCAGCTTCGAGGTCAAAGGCAAGACATGGAGCGTGTCAAACTGCCATTGCGGCCAGTGCCGCAAGCAGTCGGGCAATGTCTGGGCGTCTGCCGTGGTGGAACAGGCCGATATTGAGATTCAAGGCGACGTCAAATGGTACGCCTCATCCGACAGCGCCAAACGCGGCTTCTGCGCCAATTGTGGCTGCAACCTGTTCTGGAAGCACAATGACGAAACATCCATGAGCTTTTCGCTGGGGGCCATCGACGGACCCACCGGCCTGCGCATCGAGAAACACATCTTTGTCGCCGACAAGGGCGACTATTACGACATTGCGGACGGAATACCGCAGCACGAACAATAA
- the rarD gene encoding EamA family transporter RarD: protein MAGFGFALGSYLLWGFLPLYMKLLSHVPAAEVVAHRVIWSIPVAGLVLIVMRRTGDIRTALTTPRMLAMGCVTAALISVNWGIYVWSIASGNALEAALGYYINPLFSVFLGFVLLGERLRPLQWVAIGLAFAAVLVLTFDAGRLPWAALGLTLSWGFYAFFKKWLAIGPNQGFLLEVLILAIPALGYWVYLGGTGASHFGSDMWLLLGCGVVTAIPLMLYANGAKRLRLSTIGIMQYIAPTMIMLVAVFIFGEPFGQARAIAFPMIWGALILYSISMWRGRA, encoded by the coding sequence ATGGCGGGCTTCGGCTTTGCGCTGGGGTCCTATCTGCTGTGGGGGTTTCTGCCGCTCTACATGAAGTTGCTCAGCCACGTGCCCGCGGCGGAGGTGGTCGCGCATCGGGTTATCTGGTCGATCCCGGTTGCCGGGCTGGTGCTGATCGTGATGCGGCGCACCGGCGACATCCGAACCGCGTTGACGACACCCAGGATGCTGGCGATGGGCTGCGTGACGGCGGCGTTGATCTCGGTCAATTGGGGGATCTACGTGTGGTCCATCGCATCGGGCAACGCGTTGGAGGCGGCGCTGGGGTATTACATCAACCCGCTATTTTCGGTGTTTCTGGGCTTTGTGCTGTTGGGCGAGCGGCTCAGGCCGTTGCAATGGGTGGCAATCGGGTTGGCCTTCGCCGCCGTATTGGTGCTGACCTTTGACGCGGGCCGGCTGCCGTGGGCGGCGTTGGGGCTGACCCTGTCTTGGGGGTTTTATGCGTTCTTCAAAAAGTGGCTCGCCATCGGGCCGAATCAGGGTTTCCTGCTGGAGGTGCTGATCCTCGCCATCCCGGCTTTGGGCTACTGGGTCTATCTGGGCGGCACCGGGGCCAGCCATTTCGGGTCCGACATGTGGCTGCTGCTGGGCTGCGGGGTGGTCACCGCGATCCCGCTGATGCTGTACGCCAACGGGGCCAAGCGGCTGCGGCTGAGCACCATCGGCATCATGCAATATATCGCGCCAACGATGATCATGCTGGTCGCCGTCTTCATCTTTGGCGAGCCCTTCGGGCAGGCCCGCGCCATAGCGTTCCCGATGATCTGGGGGGCGCTGATCCTGTATTCCATCTCGATGTGGCGGGGCAGGGCATGA
- a CDS encoding FAD-dependent oxidoreductase encodes MSLPTSARVVIIGGGVIGCSVAYHLAKQGWTDIVLLERKQLTSGTTWHAAGLIAQLRATKNMTKLAKYSQELYGDLAAETGVETGFKRCGSITVALTEERQEEIMRQAAMARSFGVEAEPISPEEVKKRYEHINIDGVVGGVYLPLDGQGDPANIAQALAKGARQNGALVKEGYLVTGVQKEGRRVTGVTWEDKDGETGSIEADHVVNCGGMWGHSVGKMAGVNVPLHACEHFYIVTENVPGLTQLPVLRVPDECAYYKEDAGKMLLGAFEPVSKPWTLDIPKDFEFDQLPEDFDHFEPILEAAVERMPMLAEAGIHTFFNGPESFTPDDAYHLGLAPELDNFWVAAGFNSIGIQSAGGAGQALAQWMDAGEKPFDLGDVDISRMQPFQGNKTYLFERSKETLGLLYADHFPYLQKKTARGVRRTPFHHHLMERGAVMGELAGWERANWFARENQEAEYQYSWQRQNFFDNVREEHMAVRQNVGMYDMSSFGKIRVAGRDAEAFMNYVGGGNYSVDNGKIVYTQFLNSKAGIEADVTVTRMGEFEYLVVTPAASRLADQTWMERAARAKDFDVVITDTTAAEGVLAVMGPRSRELLQAVSPNDFGNDVNPFGTAQEIEIGMGLARVHRVTYVGELGWEVYVSSDMAGHVFETLAEAGFDFGMRLCGMHMMDTCRIEKGFRHFGHDITSEDHVMEAGLGFAVKKDKPDYMGRDAILKKQDEGLQMRLLQFKLTDPEPLLYHAEPVFRNGELAGYLTSGSYGHQLGAAMGMGYIQCPGEKLADVLEDDFEIDVAGKMVKAEVSSKPFYDPTSERVKV; translated from the coding sequence ATGAGCCTTCCCACATCCGCGCGCGTCGTCATCATTGGCGGCGGCGTTATTGGCTGTTCCGTTGCCTACCATCTGGCCAAGCAGGGCTGGACCGACATCGTGTTGCTGGAGCGCAAGCAGCTGACATCGGGTACCACGTGGCACGCCGCCGGGCTGATCGCGCAGCTGCGGGCCACCAAGAACATGACGAAGCTGGCGAAGTACAGCCAGGAGCTTTACGGCGACCTGGCCGCCGAGACCGGGGTTGAGACCGGGTTCAAACGCTGCGGGTCGATCACCGTGGCGCTGACCGAGGAGCGTCAGGAAGAGATCATGCGCCAGGCTGCAATGGCGCGGTCCTTTGGCGTTGAGGCCGAACCGATTTCCCCCGAGGAAGTGAAGAAGCGCTACGAGCATATCAATATCGACGGCGTGGTGGGCGGGGTGTACCTGCCGCTGGACGGCCAAGGCGACCCGGCCAACATCGCGCAGGCCCTGGCCAAGGGCGCGCGCCAGAACGGGGCGCTCGTGAAGGAAGGCTATCTGGTCACTGGGGTCCAGAAGGAAGGCCGCCGCGTCACCGGCGTGACGTGGGAAGACAAGGACGGCGAGACCGGTTCGATTGAGGCGGATCACGTGGTCAACTGCGGCGGGATGTGGGGCCATTCGGTTGGCAAGATGGCGGGCGTGAACGTGCCGCTTCATGCCTGCGAACACTTCTACATCGTCACCGAAAATGTGCCCGGCCTGACCCAGCTGCCGGTGCTGCGGGTGCCCGATGAATGCGCCTATTACAAGGAAGATGCGGGCAAAATGCTGCTCGGCGCGTTCGAGCCGGTGTCCAAACCGTGGACCTTGGACATCCCGAAGGATTTTGAATTCGACCAGCTGCCCGAAGATTTCGACCATTTCGAGCCGATCCTGGAGGCCGCCGTTGAACGGATGCCGATGCTGGCGGAGGCGGGGATTCACACCTTCTTCAACGGGCCGGAAAGCTTCACGCCCGATGACGCCTATCACCTTGGCCTTGCGCCCGAGCTGGACAATTTCTGGGTCGCGGCGGGCTTCAACTCCATCGGTATCCAGTCGGCGGGCGGCGCCGGTCAGGCGCTGGCGCAGTGGATGGATGCGGGCGAGAAGCCGTTTGATCTGGGCGACGTGGATATCAGCCGGATGCAGCCGTTTCAGGGCAACAAGACCTATCTGTTTGAGCGCTCCAAGGAGACGCTGGGCCTGCTTTATGCAGACCACTTCCCGTATCTGCAAAAGAAGACTGCGCGCGGGGTGCGGCGCACGCCGTTCCACCATCATCTGATGGAGCGCGGCGCCGTGATGGGCGAATTGGCCGGTTGGGAACGCGCCAACTGGTTCGCGCGGGAGAACCAGGAGGCGGAATACCAGTACAGCTGGCAACGGCAGAACTTCTTCGACAACGTGCGCGAGGAGCATATGGCGGTGCGCCAGAATGTGGGCATGTATGACATGTCCTCATTCGGCAAAATCCGGGTCGCGGGGCGTGACGCGGAAGCGTTCATGAACTACGTCGGCGGCGGCAATTATTCGGTCGACAACGGCAAGATTGTCTACACGCAGTTCCTCAACTCCAAAGCGGGGATCGAGGCGGATGTGACCGTCACGCGGATGGGCGAGTTCGAGTATCTGGTCGTGACCCCGGCAGCGTCTCGGCTGGCGGATCAGACATGGATGGAACGCGCGGCGCGGGCGAAGGATTTCGACGTGGTCATCACCGACACCACCGCCGCTGAAGGCGTGTTGGCGGTGATGGGGCCTCGGTCGCGGGAGCTTCTGCAGGCGGTCAGCCCGAATGACTTCGGCAATGACGTGAACCCGTTTGGCACCGCGCAGGAGATCGAGATCGGCATGGGGCTGGCCCGCGTGCACCGCGTGACCTATGTGGGCGAGCTGGGCTGGGAGGTCTACGTGTCCTCCGACATGGCGGGCCACGTATTTGAAACGCTGGCTGAGGCGGGCTTCGATTTCGGGATGCGTCTGTGCGGGATGCACATGATGGACACCTGTCGGATCGAGAAGGGCTTTCGCCACTTTGGCCATGACATCACATCAGAAGATCATGTGATGGAGGCGGGGCTGGGCTTTGCGGTCAAGAAGGACAAGCCTGATTACATGGGCCGCGACGCGATCCTGAAAAAGCAGGATGAGGGGCTGCAAATGCGGCTGCTGCAATTCAAGCTGACCGACCCTGAGCCGTTGCTGTACCACGCGGAACCCGTGTTCCGGAACGGCGAATTGGCGGGCTATCTGACGTCGGGGTCATACGGCCACCAGCTGGGTGCCGCCATGGGCATGGGCTACATCCAGTGCCCGGGCGAAAAGCTGGCGGATGTGCTGGAGGACGACTTTGAAATTGATGTGGCCGGCAAGATGGTCAAGGCAGAGGTGTCCTCCAAGCCGTTCTACGATCCGACCTCAGAGCGGGTGAAGGTCTAA
- a CDS encoding RluA family pseudouridine synthase, translating to MSSDYTPPNDPLEVIHEDAELLIVNKPHGLLSVPGKGEHLADCLISRVQAAFPTALLVHRLDRDTSGVMVFALTKAAQRHLGLQFEKRHTKKTYIALVHGAVAEKSGSIDLPLIVDWPNRPLQHVNFETGKPALTEWRRGAVKDGVTRMRLFPKTGRSHQLRVHMKELGHPIVGDPFYSDDWENHPRMMLHAESLKLRHPEGGRALEFKAKAPF from the coding sequence ATGAGCAGCGACTACACCCCGCCCAATGACCCGCTGGAGGTGATCCACGAGGATGCGGAGCTGCTGATCGTCAACAAACCGCACGGGCTGCTGTCGGTGCCGGGCAAGGGGGAGCATTTGGCGGACTGCCTGATCTCCCGCGTGCAGGCCGCCTTCCCCACAGCGTTGCTGGTGCACCGGCTGGACCGCGACACATCCGGCGTGATGGTCTTCGCGCTGACCAAGGCGGCGCAGCGCCATCTGGGGCTGCAGTTTGAGAAGCGGCACACCAAGAAAACCTATATCGCGCTGGTCCATGGCGCCGTGGCGGAAAAGTCCGGCAGCATCGACCTGCCGCTGATCGTGGACTGGCCCAACCGCCCGCTGCAGCACGTGAATTTCGAGACCGGCAAACCGGCGCTGACCGAATGGCGACGCGGGGCGGTCAAGGACGGGGTGACGCGGATGCGGCTGTTCCCCAAAACCGGCCGGTCGCATCAGCTGCGGGTGCATATGAAGGAGCTGGGCCACCCGATTGTGGGCGACCCGTTCTATTCCGACGATTGGGAAAACCACCCGCGCATGATGCTCCACGCAGAAAGCCTGAAGCTGCGCCACCCCGAAGGCGGGCGCGCGCTGGAGTTCAAGGCCAAGGCCCCGTTCTAG
- a CDS encoding FAD-dependent oxidoreductase, with the protein MSDFPTTARVVIIGGGVVGTSTLYHLAKAGWKDCVLLEKNELTAGSTWHAAGNVPNFAGSWAVMNIQRYGAAMYRTLADDVDYPMNYHVTGAIRLAHTKERMQEFEKVAGMGRYQGLQMDICTPDELKEFNPFMETHDLAGGLWDPLDGDIDPAQLTQALAKGARDNGGRIERFCPVTGMDRDGDEWIVKTDKGEIRAQYVVNCAGYYAQRVGEMFKPFGGRTVPMVVMSHQYFLTEPIAELEAWTKEKGHKMPMIRDVDVSYYLRQDKNGLNLGPYERNCKAAWVTPDDPMPEDFSFQLYPDDLDRLEYYIEDAMERLPILGTAGVGRNINGPIPYAPDGLPMIGPMPGVKNAFEGHSFTFGIAQGGGAGKVLSEWIMHGETEDDMWAVDPRRYTDFADHDYCLSKALETYGHEYAMHFPHHEWPAGRDKKLSPNHATLLASGAQMGAYNGWERANWFAQDGDDTSEEATHTWDRQGPWAVRIKEEVEACTNGVGVLDMPGFSRYTLSGEGAAEWLRGQVAGALPKAGRMNLGYFTDTRGRIVTEVTIIRFGEDDFWLMTAAVAQWHDFEFLKGRLPEDGSITMTDITREWSVALVTGAQSRALVQGLAPDADLTTGWLTHQDSEIAGKPVKLMRISFAGELGWEIHSAFDDSAAVYDAVRAAGAKPFGMYALNSMRIEKGYRTWKGDLSTDYTLLEGGMERFLRLNKEQDFPGKVALANELQQGPKKGFVTMIVDAPDADAPYMSTVWNGDEVVGETTSGDWGYRINKSVALGVVKAELSKPGTELEVEIFGKRCKAVVQEDAPLWDPENERIRA; encoded by the coding sequence ATGTCTGATTTTCCAACAACGGCCCGCGTGGTCATCATCGGCGGCGGCGTCGTCGGTACCTCGACGCTGTACCATCTGGCCAAGGCGGGCTGGAAAGACTGCGTGCTGTTGGAGAAGAACGAGCTGACCGCCGGATCGACCTGGCACGCGGCGGGCAACGTTCCGAACTTTGCAGGCTCCTGGGCGGTCATGAACATCCAGCGCTACGGCGCCGCGATGTACCGCACCCTCGCTGACGATGTGGACTACCCGATGAACTACCACGTCACCGGGGCGATCCGGCTGGCGCACACCAAGGAGCGGATGCAGGAATTTGAGAAGGTGGCGGGCATGGGCCGCTACCAGGGGCTGCAGATGGATATCTGCACGCCGGACGAGCTGAAGGAATTCAACCCGTTCATGGAAACCCACGACCTTGCAGGCGGCCTTTGGGACCCGCTGGACGGCGACATCGACCCCGCGCAGCTGACGCAGGCCTTGGCCAAGGGCGCGCGCGACAATGGCGGGCGGATTGAACGGTTCTGCCCTGTTACCGGCATGGACCGCGACGGCGACGAGTGGATCGTGAAGACCGACAAGGGCGAGATCCGCGCGCAATACGTGGTCAACTGCGCGGGCTATTATGCGCAGCGCGTGGGAGAGATGTTCAAACCGTTCGGCGGGCGCACCGTGCCGATGGTGGTCATGTCGCACCAGTATTTCCTGACCGAACCAATTGCGGAGCTGGAGGCGTGGACCAAGGAAAAGGGCCACAAGATGCCGATGATCCGCGACGTGGATGTGTCCTATTACCTGCGCCAGGACAAAAACGGCCTGAACCTCGGGCCGTATGAGCGCAATTGCAAGGCCGCCTGGGTGACGCCCGATGACCCGATGCCGGAAGATTTCTCCTTCCAGCTGTACCCCGACGATCTGGACCGGCTGGAATATTACATTGAAGACGCGATGGAGCGGCTGCCGATCCTTGGCACCGCCGGCGTCGGCCGCAACATCAACGGGCCCATTCCTTATGCGCCTGACGGCTTGCCGATGATCGGCCCGATGCCGGGTGTGAAGAACGCGTTTGAGGGTCATTCCTTCACCTTCGGGATCGCGCAGGGCGGCGGGGCCGGCAAGGTGTTGTCGGAATGGATCATGCACGGCGAGACCGAGGACGACATGTGGGCCGTCGACCCGCGCCGCTACACCGATTTCGCCGACCACGACTATTGCCTGTCCAAGGCACTGGAAACCTATGGCCACGAATACGCGATGCATTTCCCGCATCACGAATGGCCGGCCGGGCGCGACAAGAAGCTGTCGCCGAACCACGCTACTTTGCTGGCCTCCGGGGCGCAGATGGGGGCCTATAACGGCTGGGAACGCGCCAACTGGTTTGCGCAGGACGGCGACGATACCTCCGAGGAGGCGACCCATACCTGGGACCGTCAGGGCCCATGGGCCGTGCGCATCAAGGAGGAGGTCGAGGCCTGCACCAACGGCGTTGGGGTTTTGGATATGCCGGGCTTCTCACGCTACACGCTGAGCGGCGAAGGCGCTGCCGAATGGCTGCGCGGCCAGGTTGCGGGCGCGCTGCCGAAAGCCGGCCGGATGAACCTTGGCTATTTCACCGATACGCGGGGTCGCATTGTCACCGAGGTGACCATCATCCGCTTCGGCGAGGACGATTTCTGGTTGATGACCGCCGCCGTGGCGCAATGGCATGATTTCGAGTTCCTGAAGGGTCGGTTGCCTGAAGACGGCTCGATCACCATGACGGATATTACCCGGGAGTGGTCGGTTGCGCTGGTTACAGGCGCGCAGTCCCGCGCGCTGGTGCAGGGGTTGGCCCCCGACGCCGATCTGACCACCGGTTGGCTGACCCACCAAGACAGCGAGATTGCCGGCAAGCCTGTCAAGCTGATGCGCATTTCCTTCGCGGGAGAGCTGGGCTGGGAAATCCACTCCGCCTTTGACGACAGCGCGGCGGTGTATGATGCGGTGCGCGCGGCCGGGGCCAAACCGTTTGGCATGTACGCGCTGAATTCGATGCGGATCGAGAAAGGCTACCGCACCTGGAAGGGCGATTTGTCGACCGACTACACCTTGCTGGAAGGCGGCATGGAGCGGTTCCTGCGCCTGAACAAGGAGCAGGACTTCCCCGGCAAGGTCGCCCTCGCCAACGAACTGCAGCAAGGCCCCAAGAAGGGCTTCGTCACCATGATCGTGGACGCGCCCGACGCCGACGCCCCCTACATGTCGACCGTGTGGAACGGCGACGAGGTTGTGGGGGAGACCACGTCGGGCGACTGGGGGTACCGGATCAACAAATCCGTGGCCCTGGGCGTCGTGAAGGCGGAGCTGTCCAAACCCGGCACCGAGCTGGAGGTCGAAATCTTCGGCAAGCGCTGCAAAGCGGTTGTGCAGGAAGACGCGCCTTTGTGGGACCCCGAAAACGAGCGTATCCGCGCATGA
- a CDS encoding homocysteine S-methyltransferase family protein has product MSVTILDGGMGQELIARVGEATGLWSAQVMMDRPDLVRAVHDDFFAAGAAIATTNGYNVLPDRLDNHGIPEKLQDLTELSCQLACDARDAHGAGLVAGGLGPLGFSYQPDKAPPSDVAAEIYAQLCGYQLPYVDMHLLETMSSVDQARGGLMGASTTGKPVWVAVSVDDNDGTKLRSGEPVSDILPLIAEFQPEALLVNCSKPEAVTKAIPIIAGCGPLIGAYANGFTSIADSFDHIGATVDVLTARTDLGPDAYADHAQNWVDAGAQIVGGCCEVGPAHIAELARRFAA; this is encoded by the coding sequence ATGAGCGTGACCATTCTTGATGGGGGCATGGGGCAGGAGCTGATTGCCCGTGTGGGCGAGGCCACCGGGCTGTGGTCGGCGCAGGTCATGATGGACCGGCCCGATCTGGTGCGCGCGGTGCATGACGACTTCTTCGCCGCCGGGGCCGCCATTGCCACGACCAACGGATACAATGTGCTGCCCGACCGGCTGGACAATCACGGCATCCCCGAGAAGCTGCAGGATCTGACCGAACTGTCCTGCCAACTGGCCTGCGACGCACGCGACGCGCATGGCGCAGGTCTGGTCGCGGGCGGCTTGGGGCCGCTTGGGTTTTCCTACCAGCCGGACAAGGCCCCGCCGTCCGACGTGGCGGCGGAGATTTACGCCCAGCTTTGCGGCTACCAGCTGCCCTATGTGGACATGCACCTGCTGGAAACCATGTCATCGGTCGATCAGGCGCGCGGCGGGTTGATGGGGGCGTCGACCACCGGCAAGCCGGTCTGGGTCGCGGTGTCCGTCGACGATAATGACGGCACCAAGCTGCGCTCGGGCGAGCCGGTGTCCGACATCCTGCCGCTGATCGCGGAATTCCAGCCCGAGGCCTTGTTGGTCAACTGCTCCAAGCCAGAGGCGGTGACCAAAGCCATCCCAATCATCGCCGGATGCGGGCCGCTGATCGGGGCCTATGCCAACGGCTTCACCTCCATTGCCGACAGCTTTGACCATATCGGCGCGACCGTGGATGTGCTGACCGCACGCACTGATCTGGGGCCTGATGCCTATGCCGACCACGCGCAAAACTGGGTCGACGCAGGCGCGCAAATCGTTGGCGGATGCTGCGAGGTGGGGCCTGCCCATATTGCCGAGCTGGCGCGGAGGTTTGCGGCGTGA
- a CDS encoding pyridoxamine 5'-phosphate oxidase family protein codes for MIPSSVQELITRWRLGNIATVTPGGRPSVSPKGTFLVVDEQTIAFGEIRSPQTVTNLTHNPECEVNFVDAFTRKGARLRGQAAMVRRDTKEFDALYPRFQEVWGDLCDRMNLIVKIDVTEVKPLTTPPYDTGATEDEMIALYKAKFSEMYP; via the coding sequence GTGATCCCATCCTCGGTGCAAGAGCTGATCACCCGCTGGCGGCTGGGCAACATCGCCACGGTGACACCGGGCGGGCGGCCCTCGGTCAGCCCAAAGGGCACGTTTCTGGTGGTCGATGAGCAGACCATCGCCTTTGGCGAAATCCGGTCGCCGCAGACGGTCACCAACCTGACCCACAACCCCGAATGCGAGGTCAATTTCGTGGATGCCTTCACCCGCAAGGGCGCGCGGCTGCGCGGGCAGGCCGCCATGGTGCGCCGTGACACCAAGGAATTCGACGCGCTCTACCCTCGCTTCCAGGAGGTCTGGGGCGATCTGTGCGACCGCATGAACCTGATTGTGAAAATTGACGTCACCGAGGTGAAACCTCTGACGACCCCCCCTTATGACACTGGTGCCACCGAGGACGAAATGATCGCCCTCTACAAAGCCAAATTCTCGGAGATGTACCCATGA
- a CDS encoding LysE family translocator — translation MSVEGWIVFALFWVVFVITPGPNAVNCVTNGMVYGFKRSLWGVLAILTQAALFLVLSAAGVTALLASFPEAFFYGKLIGAAFLIYLGVRGWLNATKPVAPRAVSATSIYGKAFLIATINVKSIAGYFAAFTQFVQPDVPVWTQMWVIMPTALIITAASYLIYTAIGAGIGRSAMSAILNVWVRRVMAVCFVIYGVALGSASTPERT, via the coding sequence ATGAGCGTTGAAGGTTGGATCGTATTTGCGTTGTTCTGGGTGGTCTTTGTCATCACGCCGGGGCCCAATGCCGTGAACTGCGTGACAAACGGGATGGTGTACGGGTTCAAGCGCTCGCTTTGGGGCGTGTTGGCGATCCTGACGCAGGCCGCGCTGTTCTTGGTGTTGTCGGCAGCCGGGGTCACCGCGCTGCTGGCCTCCTTCCCGGAGGCGTTCTTTTACGGCAAGCTGATTGGCGCGGCCTTCCTGATCTATCTGGGCGTGCGCGGCTGGCTGAACGCCACCAAACCCGTGGCCCCGCGGGCGGTGTCGGCCACGTCGATTTACGGCAAGGCCTTCTTGATCGCGACCATCAACGTCAAATCCATAGCCGGCTATTTCGCGGCCTTCACCCAGTTTGTGCAGCCCGACGTGCCGGTCTGGACGCAGATGTGGGTGATCATGCCAACGGCGCTGATCATCACGGCGGCGAGCTACCTGATCTACACAGCGATTGGGGCGGGCATCGGCCGGTCGGCCATGAGCGCGATCCTGAACGTCTGGGTCCGCCGCGTGATGGCGGTGTGCTTCGTGATCTATGGCGTTGCGTTGGGCAGCGCCTCCACGCCGGAGAGAACGTGA